The genomic region CTTAATTAGAGATACGGAATTGTATGTAACAGTTATAACTTTTAGTTTAGTGAGCAACGCACAATCTAACATTTATTCTATTGGACAAAAAGTATTGTAATGAGATTATGAAAACATAATTAGCATTCGttattttgttttcttatcttttagAACTAAAACTTTGTTTAAAAATTAGTTGAGTAGGAATTGCAAAAGAATTTACACCTACAGATATCCATAAAAATTATCCGGGACAGAAAAATTATTTGAAACTCACAAAATTCTTACGAAGAGAGAAATCTGTCCCAGGAATAAATTAACACGAAGGTGGAGATTGAAGTACCTGGTCTCACAGAGACTCGTGAAATTTCtgcgaaaaaaaatttatttaaataatctAATATATATAATGTTATGTAATAAATTTAAATCTTAAACCAAGAATTATTATATTAGTTTGTtggaaattattttattttattttattttaatttatatgttaaaatttttggtatGTATGTTGtttatgttaaatttgtatttgaattatatttaatttgatatatttgattgaattatattattttagatgttattataggaaaagtctagggggccagcaattttattgtattttggccagcatgtaaccagcagagaaaggtgagccattggatgaaatctcacgccaatctcacaccatcaaatcatcattgatggctactaATCACAAatgttgctggccccctagcattgCTCGTTATTATAACCATCTTTTATAActgtattaatttttaaaaatttaatatcttTGTCTCCAtcgcaattaaaaaaaaagtaaacaagAATCTGTGACAAAAATAAGATAGGAATAGGGATGAGAGAGGAGTCTCTGTCCCATAATAAACTATTGTCATCCCTAGTTTGAGATTGTTCTTGTAGAAAAAAAGTATATAaattaaattgttttaaaataTATCCCATGAGATGAGAAtaattttcaaaactttaatTATCTAGCTATGTCTCGTTGTTCAAATATGTTATGCGTTAGGTCTTTGACTCATTAATCTCATGCCAAATACTAGTACATGTATATAGTGCATTTGAATTCCAATGTGAAAAATGTTAATTTATCAAAATTCACCTTTGAGTTTCCAAAGaggaaaaatatttatttaattcacGATTCATGGTAATCACAACGAAATTATTTGGTACATGAAAAAACGCACGCAGGTACTTGTTGGTAGATTTGTCTCTCCAATGTGGATaactacttatatatatatataaataggaaaagtatagggtaccaacatattatctattaatttattattaacaatagttaattattatattttaaacacatatataaagggatacatttaaaaaatatatttataaagagtaaagacacttttattaaatatagccataaaaaaaagaaaaaacctaGGAGGTCAGTAATTTTTTCAAATTCTGACCAGCATGTAACccgcaaagaaaagtgagccattggataaaatctcacctcaatcttacaccattaaaatcatcattgatggctacaaatcacaaaagttgccgACCCCTAACAcaatctaaaaaaatatttttattagacacatctacaaagacacttctattaaataccattataaataagagttggaaGAAGTTGACAAAAATATTGTTGATAACGTAGCAGAATTGATATAAATATAATACTcttgattcttgaagaattagTAAGTTAGAGGTAGTTACAACCAAATATATTGCAAGCGAACTTGTATTATTCCGAGAAATTCATCATGTAATAAAATATTTAGAGAAAATATTCATTTAGGTCAgtaaaatttagagaattatttgCACTTTAAAAGAACAATTGGTCCGAAATAAGACTTTTTCagtttatcatttttttaaacaACATGTCTATGGAGAATGAAGATAAAAGTCTTAGATGATCAAAATATTTTCACACCTTTTCAAAATAGTACAAAAAGAAGAGCTCAGACGGCACTTGAGTTCATCCAATTGGATCAGAACGTGAAGGACCCTATCCAACACAAAGTTTGGATTACATCACCGCTCCGAACAAACTTTGCACCAGCCGGGAATCGAACCCGGGTCTGTACCGTGGCAGGGTACTATTCTACCACTAGACCACTGGTGCTTTGATGAAATTTAGTTGATcagtttttaatttcaataagaACAACTTTCTTACCACTTCTCTTATCCCACAAACATATACACACACAATCTCTTGTGAATTTAGGAGTGCAGATGCAGCTTTTTTTAGATGATTTAATTAGAATCGAAATGATTTAATgcgttcaaaattttaaaaatatattttcattcTTTAGATATATTAGTATAAAAGAGAACGGTTTAAAAATAATTTGGGAGAAGTTTGTGTTTGGCCCACAAAAAAAATACTTTGATAGGCTATTTTAGAAAATGGATCCTCTCAActtttttaataattgaaaaagtaaaatatgatctctcaccattaattttataagtagaaccaaaaataaatataaaagagagaataataaaaaattaaaaattatattttatatttcaattttttttaacaattaaaaagATCCATTCtgatttctaattttttaatattttttgtttcatatttttttcctaacaaattttaaatcaaattaagttttaaaattatttattataagtCTGACCTATTAAAGGTGAACTCTAACCTGTTTTCTCTTTGATTAATAATTGATAGCAACCGTCTTATAATTAATGGTCGTCGTAGCAAGAGTTAAATCTTAAAGTAGTCCCTGAGATTCACGAAATGTACTGATTTGATTCCTGACTTTCTAATTGCATTATTTATATCCTCGAAATTGGAAAAAATGCACCTATTTGATCCTTTTCCGTTTTTTCGTCAAAACTGCTTCCTGGCGACAGTGATGTGTGGCAATGGATTACCACGCTAGTACTCAACAATGTCATTCTTTCCAAACTACTAAATTCATTCAAAGCAGCCTCCACCAAATTGCTATTGTTTCcatcaacaaaagtagcaatatctttagagaaagaagaagaagaaccgttACTCTTTTCTCTCATGACCTTCATGTTCCTCTGCTGATTTTCAGAGCGCTTTCTTCTTGTTTCCAACCTCCTCAGCGTCTGCAACTCCTTCCTCTTTCTCCACTCCTCCTCTGTCTCTGTTGGAAGGGAACATGTTCTTATCAGATTTGTTGTGCAAGGCATTGGCATCTTATTAGAGTAACCCCAAtatcttaattattattattattaccgtTGTTATTATCTCCATCTCTGATGAGGGGACTTTGAGAATGAGAATTCGAGTATTGATGTTGTTCTCTTGATCTTCTTTGCTGTTGGGTCCACACTAAAACGACCGTTCATTGAAAGACCAAGGCTCAGCTCAATCTCTTGTTTTGCATCTCCATCACCATGgcgatgttgttgttgttgtagctcATGATGGTGAAGATGGTTCACTGACATAAACCTTTTTAGCATATCTCTTGGAAAATTACTCATGCGAGTTCTGCTGTTCTCTCTTTCCTCAACAACTTGTGCCATTGAAGAATTTGGGATTGAaacaacaaaaaagaagaaaaaagattaCCTTAGCTCTTTCATGGAAGTAAGAATACCTAGATAGCTCAGAATTCATGAGGACTTAAAAATTGAAGTTTGTTTTTGGTAGGTAACCGAAGATTGGTGATGAACCAAAAGAGAAACAAGGTCGAATCAAATGATTTTTGTACCCATGCAGCGATTAGGGTTAAAAAGGGCTTAGGGATCACATTGGGTTAAACACTTTCAATTGACACTCTAGCATGGCAATCTATTGCCACATTATTGCCGCCGGGAAGCAGTCTAAACAGAAAAACGGAAAGGGACTAAATAGATGCATTTTTTTCAATCTCGAAGACATAAATAGTGTAATTGAAAAGTCAGAGACTAAATCGGTACATTTTGTGAATCTCATGGATTACTTTGAGGTTTAACTCTCGTAACAATGGTAGGTTGTATTACAAATAAATGAATACAAAAGACAAAATTATCCATTCAAATCAAATACATTTTTATTAAAGTGAAAATTTACATacaattatttttatgtaaaattaatatttaaaaattactaGATACTCTTTTCTCTCCTCACCCTTTATCCAAAAAACGAGACACATCTCAATCTTCATGTGTGTCATCTTTTAGATAAAATATCATGagcgaaaaaaaatatttatgtttagataatttaatatttgtttagattataataaattttattttaaagagtAAAATCTGATCTTCTATCCTtgaatattttttctttcatatttattttttgttccacctataaaattaataataaaagatcacactttattttctaaagtaaaatttaaactttagaaAATCCAAATTCCACTTATACATGACATTAATTAAAACATAAACcgatttaatttagattttgaaTCGAATCACGCTTTGAAAATACTTCACTATCAAGTATCAACTATTACTTCAATTGGAATGCTAGGGTCTAACTTTTATGAtttgtaataattaataatatttttaacgatataaaattttatttaataatgatTACTCAATTTTTTGCTATCCCGGTacactttttcttacttcaaacCCACGTGCCAAAGAGTTCACAATTTACAAGTCCCTTCCTTCATtccgaaaaaagaaaaagaagagctcTCAAAATACTATGGATTCCATCAAAACGAAACCAAGAACCCTCGAGCTGACGGTGCTTTCCGCCGAGAACCTCCGCGTGAACGGAAAAACCGCCACCAAGAACGTGTTCGTGGTGGTACGCGCCGAATCCCTAACCGCCCACACGACGTCGTGTAAGGGAAACGGCAGCAACTCCAACGGCTTCGTCTCGTGGAACGAGAAGTTTGTTGTGGAAGTTGCGGCACACGCGCGTAGCATCGCGTTTGAGGTGAAGTGCAAGACGTCCCCCACGGGATCCGTTAGGGACGTTGGGGTTGCCAGGGTGGCACTATCTGATTTCCTGGGAACCGTTGTACCCGATCACTGCCTTCAGTTCTTGTGTTACCGGTTAAGGGATTGGGATGGCTTGAAGAATGGCGTTATTAATTTCTCCGTTAGGGATTTGGCCGCTGCTCCGCCGCTTGCGAAGGTGGTTGGTGGTGGCTGTGACGGTTTTCATGGGTTCCAAGAGGTGGTTGGTGTAAAGAGTGAGGGTTGTTCTTCNTTATTCAGTATGTTCATTAATCATTACTAgaagcttttattttattttatgtttgaatCTGTGGTTAACTCCTCTAgattagattggaagatcacCTAAGTTTATGAGATCTAGAAAATGCAACTTCCCAGCGTTAAAATGTGTTTTGCAAAATTTGAATAACTAATTCTTAGAGTGAAGGTTGCATTGGAAGTAGGAACTCACTATATATGAGCTAGTTTCCAATTTGTCTTTAAGTTTGAATATGTTAACATAATGTGTGGTGTTATTGTTTTCAGTAGAATTTTAATTTCTCAACTTACATCGTTCGAGTCTTGTGAATCAAAACTATCTTCGTTGAAAAAGTTCTATTTCTTTTGTAAGAGTGGGATAGTTGAGTGTGGGTTTGGATTACGGTTTGTAAAGGGAggtttgtataaaattgattttgtagaATTGATTTTAATCAAAAGTGAGTTAGTATTAACCtggtttatgtttggtaattctaattcaaaatggattatagtaaactaaatattgtttggattatattattcaaaattatttttagataaaaaattattaaaaaaagacAAACATATGAATAATGAAGGACATAATTGGTACATAGAACATAAAGTTCAATCCAATGTAAAAGGTGAACGGAAAAGCTAGAATTTTTAGTTTTTGGTAAACCTGGGTTGAAGACAGAAATCACTTCTGCGTTTACAGCATAAAAATGTTGCACATGAAGATGAAGCGTTCAAGGAACTCAAACGAATTTCTCTCTTCTCCAACGCAAATCCAAACACACCATGAGTTTCTGTATCACTAGTTTGGcaaagatttttaaaatattttttatttttattttggatcACTCTCctgcagaaattatttttaacctGAAAGTGAAGATAATATTTTATTTGTATACTGACCTTTTCAACACACTCCTGTATTGATTAAGATGTTGTTACGGTATTATAAGTTGTAACATATCCTTTTTGTGTTGACCTCTCATCTACATAATCCACCcatttataattatatcaaataatCTAATTCCTAATAAaaatatcaatatttttttatataaaaaaattagccacATTTTTGCTATCAAGAATTTATTCGTCATGAATTTAAATTTCgtattgtttttttttaaagagaagctcaacacaacaagtggAGCATAGATGATAACAACATAGTAACCAAACTAAAAGCAAATAAGTAGAATAAACTTAGATAACCCTTTTTGTCATCTccgacattgccatcaacaacagaaAGGGTCTGCACCTAACCACTCCTTGTAGTTCAGAAAGGACATGTTGATAATCTCCTCAACTCCTTTTCCTTTATTTTGAAATATCCTATTGTTTCGTTCCAACCATATGTTCCAAATGATCGCACAAAAGCATACCATCCATCTCTTGCGCTCCTCTTTTCTATTTGAGATCTCAGTCCAACTTTGGAAATGCTCCTTTATCGCACCCGGGCAAGTCCATTGCACACCAACATATGataaccaagcacaccacacctgccaaaaAAAGCTGCAACCAAGAAACAAGTGGTGGCCACATTCAACACTATTGTTACATAAAACACATAAATTATCTTCTTGGTGAATGACCCCAAACCGACTCAGTCTCTCCTTCGTGTGGACCTTGCCAATTAGGACAAACCATACAAACAACTCCACTCTAGGTGGGACAAGGCCTTTCCAAATAGTCCTAGTAAAGCTGTAGCTTGATATATCCTCCGGGACCGTTTCCAcctgcaacacctgcacaaatgagttagtagagaAAATTCCTTGTTTATCATATTTCCAGACAACTCTATCCTCTCTTCCAAACTCAATTTTCACCAGCCTCAAAGTGTGGTGAAATTGGTTCACTagatccaactcccattggaataatTCTCTCCTCCACTGGAAATTCCATATCCAcactaacccatcccaaaacccacaatcccctatcacCGATCCTATTttgtttgaaacagagaagagcctTGGAAAACGATCTTTCAAAGAACCTCCATGAATCCAGACATCCTCCCAAAACCGAGTTCGTCTCCCGTCACCCACCTTCATGGACAACCCGATCCTACTAATTAATGTTTCAATTATCTATATCAATTATCTTATggaatttatatataataatgtAATGTTAATGTACTGTAATTATGTAATGGTATTTCTAGCGTGAAAGCAATTTACTTCCTCTATTTTCCGCTTTTAATTTGGATTTGATGAATTAAGAATTTCCATTACTAGATGGTTTGTTGCGTCAGAATGTGATATTTGTTGGAATGATATGTATGGTGACCTAATTTTAGGAATTTAGGCATTTGATTAGATATAATATTCTGGTGGATGTAAAACAATTTCCAATACATACGTGTTTCAGTTCTACCCGTTTCACGAAACTCTTCTTTGATTGGATTTTACAGAATTTTGTTAGTGTTTGGGTTAACTTTTGCAAATATATATCTgtatcaattttcaaaaattaattttaactaaAATTATATTGATGTTAATGTAATTTATGGTGGGAATATTATTTACATGATTTTCTTCATTGAGATGCATGATTATTANNNNNNNNNNNNNNNNNNNNNNNNNNNNATTTGATAAATAACGTtgttaaataataaaaagtattattttaatttgaataatatttttttaaagagaaATATTAGGGGcgagcaacttttgtgatttgtaatcatcaaatagtcatcaatgatgattttaatggtgtgagattttatccaataactcacttttctttgctggttacatgctggccagaatttaataaagttgctggcctctagactttttcttttttaaaataatataattattataatttttttatatcgaGAGCTATAATTACTGTAATATAaacatattaaaataaattttatattgttTTTATTCATAATATTAACTTTAAAATAAAGAACACTAACCTTTAAAATAAGAAATATGAGATTAATTAAGTTGATATGGCATCTACTCCTGCCACTTATCCAAGATGCATGTTGAAAGCtgaatcaatttctcatgctTTGTTCCAATGTTCCATGTCTTCAATAATATGGAGTCTAAACTTAATAACCCCTGACCTATGGATGAGAGAAGAGACTTTTTTCAATTGGTGACAACGAGTCTTATCCTGAGCAGTGACTCAATTCAACGGTAGACAAAAGACCCTCCTCATAGTGGCGCTGTGTTGGAGCACTTGGAAAGCGAGGAATCGGTGTGTTTTTGAGAAGGTAATAAGCCCGGCACCAGAAATAGTGAAAGAAGCCAGCAATTTAGTGCGTGAACTCGTGAGCCATACCTTATAGATGCTgctagttttctttactcttacttTACTCTTCTTTAAACTCTTACTCTTTCAGTCACAGTTGGTAATAAATGAAAATATccaattattttgtaatttcttatagaaatacttttattttatattaataaaataacatttatctttaaaaaaaattaNNNNNNNNNNNNNNNNNNNNNNNNNNNNNNNNNNNNNNNNNNNNNNNNNNNNNNNNNNNACTGGTAAGTGTAAATGCGGCGCATTCGGTGCGGCGGTGATAAAATCGATGACTGTGATCCTTGTCTTTACTCTTATCTATCTAGTCAAAAAGTCACCATCTTGTTCAAGAAACTCAAAAAAGTACAAAATCTATATTGTTTTAATTTAATATTGCTTAGAGTTCATGACAAATTGACAATGTCAATTAATATAGAGGACAATTTTAAATTGGTTTTTCAAAAGTATTTCAAACTACAAAACTTCATATAAGAGAATTAAATTGTTTGACTAGTGGAAGGGATGTAAAGTAACAATTAATAAACAAATATAATGTATATATGAAAAATAGGTTTATTTGTATAAAGATATGTTTAAAAAAGATActgaaaataagttaaataattaatgtatttatacacaaattatGATGACTGACTGAATTTTGTgggtataaaatatttttgaaacacattATAAGCAGAAATGATTTtcgaaacaaatttaaaattttgcttaataatatatataaattactaatttataaattcaatacaattgtcattttataataattttttattatatcattataattattcgtgtattataaaatttgaatatttgattagaCTAATGTGGTAGACAATGATGTTTATGATCCGTCCAAATTTATGGTGAACCTCAGCCCGGGACCtaatgctttttttttctttccgcAACTCNNNNNNNNNNNNNNNNNNNNNNNNNNNNNNNNNNNNNNNNNNNNNNNNNNNNNNNNNNNNNNNNNNNNNNNNNNNNNNNNNNNNNNNNNNNNttaaaataaaattttattattttactattttttaaataaaatctaaaatataaaaattactgaaaataaaaataaaaatgaaaatgaaaataccaAACAAATACAGCCTAGGCTTTGCTTTATTTCCATTATAAGCCAAAGTGCCAAACTAACACATTTATGATTCATGATATTGTTCAAATGACTGAGTCCACTAAGCACACTTGTGACTTGTGACAAACCCTTCTTCCTTCCTATTTCCGAATCAGTTAATTACTTAATTGACCACTCTTGATGTAAAAATTGTCAATTAACATTTGGTGAATTATATGTTAAAAATTTAAGtttatatatcttttttattatggGATAAAATAATATTTGAGAAAATTATGACCCATATTTTGAACAATAATAATatagtaaaaaataattataaaattttttttatatattttttctatatAACTTTAATTTGTATAGAGTACTCTTTAACATTTATgtgaaaatgaaagtaaaaacCCAATTTAAAATGTAGGATGTGTTTATCGGTTATATATTTATCATTATATATCAAACTAAAAATATTtactattttatatattatttttcaatttcacAGCCATACAATTTACAATTACTAACggcaaaatagagaaaaaagaatTATTACAATTTTACAGGTAGTATTAGTAAAATTAGAACAACAAAATACAATTCAgcatattgatattttttatttttaagttaattgaggtattttttatcacatttatattaaaagaaagaaaggtcAATAAATTGAAAGTTATGCTGTGTTTTGCTGTTCCAATTTGATAAGTACGACCAGTTAAAttggaataattttttttatttttctcaacaaATTTGGGAAATAAGATGtagaaaaataaatatttgtATTTTGATGTAAAATAGTAAATATGTAATTTATTTGTTTAATAATGGAGGAGTGTTAGTTTGGATTATTATTTAATNNNNNNNNNNNNNNNNNNNNNNNNNNNNNNNNNNNNNNNNNNNNNNNNNNNNNNNNNNNNNNNNNNNNNNNNNNNNNNNNNNNNNNNNNNNNNNNNNNNNNNNNNNNNNNNNNNNNNNNNNNNNNNNNNNNNNNNNNNNNNNNNNNNNNNNNNNNNNNNNNNNNNNNNNNNNNNNNNGTAATGTGTTACtttttataaacaaaataaaattttaagaaaaaattaataaattgtatactaaaataaattaaaggagtaCTTTTacattttctattttaaaataaaattattttttaataaaaaatagagtTAAGTTCGATTTTGGTCCCCAATGTAAAGGTCGAAAATCGGAATCGTCTCCAACTTTTtttcggaaatgtttggtaaccaaagaaaatcagccaaaaacagccataacttgctttatttagcattcattaattgttgcgataattaattaatgctaaataagacaaattctgacttttttttgtctacctagcattaccccTTTT from Arachis ipaensis cultivar K30076 chromosome B02, Araip1.1, whole genome shotgun sequence harbors:
- the LOC107626800 gene encoding BON1-associated protein 2, which codes for MDSIKTKPRTLELTVLSAENLRVNGKTATKNVFVVVRAESLTAHTTSCKGNGSNSNGFVSWNEKFVVEVAAHARSIAFEVKCKTSPTGSVRDVGVARVALSDFLGTVVPDHCLQFLCYRLRDWDGLKNGVINFSVRDLAAAPPLAKVVGGGCDGFHGFQEVVGVKSEGCSSSSSSVN